A genomic region of Pristiophorus japonicus isolate sPriJap1 chromosome 20, sPriJap1.hap1, whole genome shotgun sequence contains the following coding sequences:
- the LOC139232790 gene encoding maestro heat-like repeat-containing protein family member 1 has translation MVTNRIKCSMAMIISLFSDEDDFVPMRLTESLQELGRINHKYVLTYCHKYLTKNKLRPAPRWALLTAMTLVIKDNLGHLHTRLAKKLSNLALMNMIRSEHVDHQEAASCLLVSLGARFPIEIFKHIESGCQPWTQAYFYMVLTLARLCRANVHCLVPRLKPVLRNMLPTLHGVTDGEMKWTLCVSLGLFSESIQMYLSNPEGTRKPKLEKKMFFHEISAAYDLLLNSWLPMKEPKVSRAILETVAQIIQLLPNDKLDKELPSLIPTLLLVYQETFPHVSVTRCLCSVLRTAIERNSEVLVTQMQILLITFHEQICIVMEQPQNTFSEKQLNEILCCFRVLAPAFTSQILEILRMQLAIDNEQIQLGALAVLKYLLDTVPSNMESQKDQILNCVRRSLLTGSNRVKGILAQVIYTMACHNYLEREGGKQLVEFIIQQCALPTEENEESTESEEEFCSVMAAVVTDKDLRRQCEGLLKLMVGTLPIGDVLWSYLLEFVITVKYTEAFTIVCGSSYCVGIKRLMASNTQFVLNYEDYPNLPEPRTLLTRLLIVSSSLCHGKGRGVPALGLLYLLAMDIHPATVRVWDKEFPMLCNFLEENSEKPNLQNEWEEKLLGVVSQTLEAIADKVWITQLIAEMTHCIHTYRLYPTERAFLYKCLGRVLRLTQDKDIVSKSLHQMLQSVEHNEDFERDRVAAGIGDCAVTHLDTTLTTLKAFMEFNRLCISSPFHQVDNHIMKVKSTLILCYGQIMSRCPRDLILPRIETDILHNVLALFNTKMFGLKSKVKDLTLKLSLTNTVTLLAKALQPSEEHPPYTLSRKAELLSCMQELITAEPKEILSTWVRKSAMDACAALIKLQPSLSSETELISICLNRVFSLPDWESSTADQSTNMDMAERQKLHTDTMASVQGLLKQCLLLDLSPDGLHSVFKTMETEIQSTRDHEREKAMESTLQLVTFYLEKLQVSNKMPSHNLVRIIGCVGLQCADPSHVVREAAIKSLYGLLYIQLHLEGFPVGHQDKEVEHLKAIKGGLKQFTSQALFQTCTAVGNVLSKCIAHEQLNTLLFTVFKGLTDKHRNISCTASIVTNVLITTRGTTLADVWGTIKVLSRHLRSITEPRVRNAVTHSISILASHHLPAVLSALLTYPIPFDGYICDIWRSLLTRNALAPAKFLLNNIKSLYDDGRYCHVTDTKDSATQQSLAVLCALRDVVCEPDSGHVINILYPQLVSTLLIHLSFSVWVRFPTNFLTIPKAGNTFGPALRLNYADACHYSAEILRAVLSQGKGDDRIMREMGGWDLIVSPRKHHEGVTLLASTLTACAAPHLISIVEQLTPCLVNIGESQRITIAAFFGELLNHSVVWDLLLMDTLLESLFRCLLDESPIVQWLAVQGLGNAAIGASQRIDTYCTKLLSTMLSVIDQKSKPENLIAVEAMSSMCKVLGQLQEDYTNPILGDVALAVQPYLEHQHETMRAAAFNVLGKLIRFGSVEMNPPHMEHIKSTLIRLLLHLNAESIEVTNVCKSVLNSYAPVMESANISKMFQELSSEETTLDYENYLSNISRHIAKDLDNQIPLYIRSCAAFLRDVLPAVRGNALTFLAFLMYNAPPHYYTSQSAAQICEQIIALLSDHEQDVRTKAAKAMRYLYMY, from the coding sequence ATGGTGACAAACAGAATAAAGTGTTCGATGGCCATGATTATCAGTCTGTTTTCTGATGAAGATGACTTTGTTCCAATGAGATTAACTGAGTCACTGCAAGAACTGGGAAGGATCAATCATAAATACGTCCTTACGTACTGCCATAAGTATCTGACCAAAAACAAGTTGCGGCCGGCCCCACGTTGGGCCTTACTAACGGCGATGACGTTGGTAATAAAGGATAACCTTGGACACTTACACACACGGCTGGCTAAAAAACTGAGCAACTTGGCTTTGATGAACATGATCAGATCAGAGCATGTTGACCATCAGGAAGCGGCAAGTTGCCTCCTGGTTAGTCTGGGTGCCAGGTTTCCCATTGAAATTTTCAAGCACATCGAGTCGGGATGCCAACCATGGACCCAAGCATATTTCTACATGGTGCTGACACTGGCAAGGCTGTGTAGAGCAAACGTGCATTGCTTGGTACCTCGGCTCAAGCCTGTCTTGAGAAACATGCTCCCCACATTGCATGGAGTAACTGATGGGGAAATGAAGTGGACTCTCTGTGTTTCATTGGGGCTTTTTAGTGAGAGCATTCAAATGTACCTGTCAAACCCAGAGGGGACCAGAAAACCTAAACTTGAGAAGAAGATGTTCTTTCATGAGATTTCTGCGGCTTACGATCTGCTTTTGAATTCCTGGCTGCCCATGAaagagcccaaggtgagcagagcaATACTAGAAACAGTCGCCCAGATAATCCAGCTACTACCCAATGACAAACTGGACAAGGAGCTCCCCAGCTTAATTCCAACCCTTCTCTTGGTGTACCAGGAAACCTTTCCCCATGTTTCTGTCACTCGGTGTCTGTGCAGTGTCCTGCGCACTGCCATCGAGAGGAACAGTGAAGTACTCGTGACACAAATGCAGATTCTGCTGATCACTTTCCATGAGCAGATCTGTATTGTGATGGAACAACCCCAAAACACCTTTTCTGAGAAGCAGCTAAATGAAATCCTTTGCTGCTTCAGAGTTCTAGCTCCGGCATTTACAAGCCAGATACTAGAGATCCTTCGGATGCAACTGGCAATTGACAATGAGCAAATTCAACTCGGGGCACTGGCCGTGCTGAAGTACCTTCTCgatactgtcccttcaaacatgGAGAGTCAGAAGGATCAGATTCTGAATTGTGTGCGACGATCACTTTTAACTGGGAGTAACAGAGTGAAGGGAATCCTTGCCCAGGTAATATACACCATGGCCTGTCACAATTACTTGGAGCGAGAGGGAGGAAAGCAGCTGGTGGAATTTATCATCCAACAGTGTGCTCTGCCCACCGAGGAGAACGAGGAGAGTACTGAAAGCGAAGAGGAGTTCTGCAGCGTAATGGCGGCCGTGGTTACGGATAAGGATTTAAGGAGACAGTGCGAAGGATTGCTGAAATTGATGGTGGGAACTTTACCGATTGGCGATGTCCTCTGGTCCTACCTACTGGAGTTTGTGATCACAGTAAAGTACACTGAAGCCTTTACAATAGTCTGTGGTTCCTCATATTGCGTTGGAATAAAGAGATTGATGGCCAGCAATACacaatttgttcttaattacgaggACTATCCAAATCTTCCTGAGCCTCGTACACTGCTGACGCGGCTATTGATTGTGTCTTCTTCTCTGTGCCATGGAAAAGGCAGAGGTGTTCCTGCTCTGGGCTTACTATATCTCCTGGCAATGGACATCCACCCAGCAACAGTGAGAGTATGGGACAAGGAATTCCCAATGTTATGTAACTTTCTGGAGGAGAATTCAGAGAAGCCCAATCTCCAGAatgagtgggaagagaaactgttGGGGGTTGTGTCCCAGACTCTGGAGGCAATCGCGGATAAGGTGTGGATCACCCAGCTCATTGCAGAAATGACCCACTGCATTCACACCTATCGCCTGTATCCAACAGAGAGGGCTTTTCTGTACAAGTGTTTAGGGAGAGTGCTCCGACTGACCCAAGACAAAGACATCGTCAGTAAAAGTCTTCATCAGATGCTTCAGAGTGTTGAGCACAATGAAGATTTCGAGAGAGACAGGGTAGCCGCTGGAATTGGTGACTGTGCTGTAACACACTTAGATACCACACTCACCACACTGAAGGCTTTCATGGAGTTCAATCGTTTGTGCATATCAAGTCCCTTTCACCAGGTTGACAATCACATAATGAAAGTTAAAAGCACGCTCATTTTATGCTATGGGCAGATTATGTCACGTTGTCCTCGGGACCTCATTCTGCCCAGAATCGAGACCGACATTCTGCACAATGTGTTGGCTCTTTTCAACACCAAGATGTTTGGACTGAAATCCAAGGTGAAGGACTTGACACTGAAATTAAGTTTGACAAACACTGTGACACTGTTGGCCAAAGCTCTCCAACCCAGCGAAGAACACCCACCCTACACTCTGAGCAGAAAGGCAGAATTGCTGAGTTGCATGCAGGAGCTGATCACTGCCGAACCAAAGGAGATATTGAGCACTTGGGTTCGAAAGTCTGCCATGGACGCCTGTGCAGCTCTCATCAAACTGCAGCCTTCACTGAGCAGTGAGACTGAGCTGATTAGCATCTGTTTGAATCGTGTCTTCAGTTTGCCAGATTGGGAGAGCAGCACTGCCGACCAAAGTACAAACATGGACATGGCAGAGAGACAGAAGCTTCACACCGACACAATGGCCTCTGTGCAGGGTCTCCTGAAGCAATGCTTACTTTTGGACCTGTCTCCTGATGGGCTTCATTCTGTATTTAAAACCATGGAGACTGAGATCCAATCCACACGGGACCATGAGCGAGAAAAGGCAATGGAGAGCACTTTACAGCTGGTGACATTTTACCTGGAGAAACTGCAAGTTAGCAATAAGATGCCATCCCATAACTTGGTGAGGATTATTGGATGTGTGGGGCTTCAATGTGCAGATCCATCGCATGTTGTAAGGGAGGCAGCCATTAAAAGCTTGTATGGATTGCTGTATATCCAGTTACACCTTGAAGGCTTTCCAGTGGGTCATCAAGATAAGGAAGTGGAGCATCTGAAAGCCATCAAAGGCGGATTGAAGCAATTTACCAGTCAGGCCCTCTTTCAAACCTGCACTGCTGTCGGTAACGTTTTATCCAAGTGCATAGCCCATGAGCAGTTGAACACTCTACTCTTCACAGTCTTTAAAGGGCTGACAGACAAGCACCGGAACATTTCCTGCACAGCTTCTATTGTGACAAATGTCCTCATTACAACACGTGGAACCACCCTTGCAGACGTTTGGGGAACAATCAAAGTATTGAGCCGTCACTTGCGTTCAATTACTGAGCCGCGGGTGAGAAATGCAGTGACGCATTCAATCTCCATTCTGGCCTCACACCATCTGCCAGCAGTTTTGTCCGCTCTCCTCACTTACCCCATTCCATTTGATGGATATATTTGTGACATATGGCGATCCCTCCTGACACGTAATGCATTAGCACCGGCCAAATTCTTACTGAACAACATCAAATCATTGTATGATGACGGCAGATATTGCCATGTCACAGATACAAAAGATTCAGCAACTCAGCAGTCTTTAGCTGTCCTCTGTGCTCTTCGTGATGTGGTATGTGAGCCTGACTCAGGGCACGTGATAAACATTCTCTACCCCCAGTTAGTCAGCACCCTTCTGATTCATCTCAGCTTCAGTGTCTGGGTTCGCTTTCCGACCAACTTTCTGACAATTCCAAAGGCTGGGAACACCTTCGGCCCTGCTCTAAGACTGAATTATGCCGATGCTTGCCATTACTCAGCTGAGATTCTTCGAGCTGTCCTGTCACAGGGAAAGGGAGATGATCGCATCATGAGAGAAATGGGAGGTTGGGATCTCATCGTGAGCCCAAGAAAGCACCATGAGGGGGTTACACTGCTGGCAAGCACATTGACCGCATGTGCTGCCCCGCATCTGATCAGCATTGTGGAGCAACTCACTCCTTGCCTTGTCAACATAGGAGAGAGTCAGAGGATCACAATAGCTGCCTTCTTTGGGGAGCTTTTAAATCATTCCGTGGTGTGGGACTTGTTGCTGATGGATACCCTTCTGGAGAGTTTGTTTCGATGTTTGCTTGATGAGTCCCCAATTGTCCAATGGCTCGCTGTAcaaggtttgggaaatgctgcaaTTGGAGCTTCTCAACGGATAGACACATACTGCACCAAACTGTTGTCCACAATGTTATCTGTGATTGACCAGAAGTCCAAACCCGAGAATCTCATTGCAGTTGAGGCAATGTCGAGCATGTGCAAAGTTCTGGGTCAGCTCCAGGAGGATTATACAAATCCCATTCTTGGTGATGTGGCACTGGCAGTTCAGCCTTACTTGGAACATCAGCATGAGACAATGAGAGCTGCGGCGTTTAACGTTCTTGGCAAGCTAATAAGATTTGGAAGTGTGGAAATGAACCCTCCACATATGGAGCACATCAAGTCCACCTTGATCCGCTTGCTGCtacatctcaacgctgagagcattgaAGTCACCAACGTCTGCAAATCCGTGCTGAATTCCTACGCTCCAGTAATGGAGTCAGCAAACATATCCAAGATGTTCCAAGAACTTTCCTCGGAGGAGACCACCTTGGATTATGAGAACTATTTAAGCAACATCTCCAGGCACATTGCCAAAGACTTGGACAACCAGATCCCCTTGTACATAAGGAGCTGTGCCGCCTTCCTAAGGGATGTGCTTCCTGCGGTCAGAGGGAACGCACTGACATTCCTCGCTTTCCTCATGTACAATGCCCCACCGCATTATTACACATCACAGTCTGCAGCTCAGATTTGTGAGCAGATTATTGCCTTGCTGTCAGATCACGAGCAAGATGTCAGAACGAAAGCAGCCAAGGCGATGCGATACCTCTACATGTATTAG